A genome region from Desulfomonile tiedjei includes the following:
- a CDS encoding phage holin family protein, whose amino-acid sequence MPGILIRWLVTTLAILMVPYLVSGVKVEGFGAALAVAAILGILNALVRPVLIILTLPLTIVTLGIFILVINALLFQLAGAVVSGIHVASFWSAFFASIIVSIVSWIVNSAIAGGGGERTVIVRRWNGTVDMHRGKGGKWE is encoded by the coding sequence ATGCCCGGAATACTGATAAGGTGGTTGGTAACGACACTGGCGATTCTCATGGTCCCGTACCTGGTGTCGGGGGTCAAGGTCGAAGGATTTGGCGCGGCACTGGCCGTGGCCGCCATTCTGGGCATCCTAAACGCCCTTGTAAGGCCTGTTCTGATCATCCTGACGCTTCCCTTGACCATCGTCACACTAGGGATTTTCATTCTCGTAATTAACGCTCTGCTCTTCCAATTGGCAGGCGCGGTCGTCTCGGGTATTCACGTTGCGTCGTTCTGGTCTGCTTTTTTTGCGTCCATCATCGTCAGCATCGTCTCGTGGATTGTCAATTCCGCCATCGCCGGAGGCGGCGGCGAAAGAACCGTTATTGTCCGGCGATGGAACGGCACAGTAGATATGCACCGCGGCAAAGGCGGCAAGTGGGAATAG
- a CDS encoding DUF1343 domain-containing protein, producing MLATGLERLLREPDMLAREGKLGLLYNQASVDSHFRAAPELIDRAFPGRLVTLFGPQHGVASTEQDNMLETGHATHRRLRLPIYSLYSETRRPSGEMLEPVDTILVDIQDVGTRVYTFATTVLYLMQACAEAGKKVVILDRPNPLNGLEVEGNVLKQDYSSFVGPFPIPMRHGLTLGELMTLYNEEYAIKCELTVIPVTKWRRSEYFDETGIPWVLPSPNMPLVETAVVYPGQVVLEGTNVSEGRGTTRPFEIFGSPYLEPDDLLAALEPRCLDGAVLRETDFRPTFNKWAGQVCRGFQIHVTDRKSFRPYRFTLGVLSALLKLYPADFRWTPPPYEYVEDKLPIDVILGDPQVREALENGCSILEMEKEWTKDLDEFLKVRARYLLYT from the coding sequence ATGTTAGCAACGGGCCTGGAAAGGCTCTTGCGAGAGCCCGATATGCTCGCTAGAGAGGGCAAACTTGGCCTGCTCTATAACCAGGCATCCGTGGATTCCCATTTCCGCGCCGCGCCGGAATTAATCGATCGAGCGTTTCCGGGCAGGCTTGTTACCCTTTTCGGACCTCAGCACGGAGTTGCGAGCACGGAGCAAGACAACATGCTGGAAACGGGACACGCCACTCACCGTCGGCTCCGCCTGCCCATATACAGCCTCTATTCGGAAACTCGCCGGCCTAGTGGGGAAATGCTCGAACCGGTGGACACCATACTCGTGGACATTCAAGACGTGGGGACCAGGGTTTACACCTTCGCCACTACAGTGCTCTATCTCATGCAGGCGTGCGCTGAAGCGGGCAAAAAAGTGGTAATCCTGGACCGGCCGAACCCTCTCAACGGATTGGAAGTTGAGGGCAATGTCTTGAAGCAGGATTACTCCTCCTTCGTAGGCCCTTTTCCCATTCCAATGAGACATGGGCTCACCTTGGGCGAGTTGATGACCCTTTACAACGAAGAATACGCGATCAAATGCGAACTCACGGTTATCCCGGTCACTAAGTGGCGCCGCAGCGAATATTTTGATGAGACGGGCATTCCCTGGGTGCTCCCCTCTCCTAACATGCCCCTCGTCGAAACCGCGGTCGTTTATCCCGGCCAGGTGGTTCTGGAAGGGACCAACGTGTCCGAGGGACGCGGCACTACCAGGCCCTTCGAGATATTCGGCTCGCCTTACTTGGAACCCGATGACTTGCTGGCAGCCCTGGAACCACGATGCCTCGACGGCGCGGTGCTCAGGGAAACCGACTTCAGGCCTACCTTCAACAAATGGGCGGGCCAGGTTTGCCGCGGATTTCAAATCCACGTCACTGACCGCAAATCGTTTCGACCCTACAGATTCACGTTAGGTGTATTGTCCGCACTCCTGAAGCTGTACCCCGCCGACTTTCGGTGGACTCCCCCTCCCTATGAATATGTCGAAGACAAACTACCCATCGATGTGATTCTGGGCGACCCGCAGGTCCGCGAAGCCTTGGAAAACGGTTGTTCCATATTGGAAATGGAAAAGGAATGGACCAAAGATCTCGATGAATTCCTGAAGGTCCGGGCTCGCTACCTTCTTTATACCTAA
- a CDS encoding M20 family metallo-hydrolase has translation MAFQEVARRIDDLKDECVEFLIGICSIPALGPENEGTGEMEKYSVIREAVLALGPDRVEEIHAPDDRVPDGVRPNLAVVFNGKDSSRTLWILSHIDVVPPGEMKHWRQEPFEPRLENGILCGRGVEDNGQALAASMFAARAVKETCGFGLNVGLVLVSDEESGSLYGLDYVLRQRLDLFSRDDLILVPDAGNRDGDNVEVAEKHLLHVRFKVQGKQGHASRPDLCRNSLRAAAHFMVDLDQALARRFDGRNEFYNPPVSTFEPTRKDANVPNINTIPGEDVFYFDCRVLPEIPLALVIEEMQAVAEKIGSRFGVKTSVEEYLKFEAPEPTPPDSPVVVALAQAVQEVCGVQARPHGIGGQTVAAFFRKRGLRAAVWGKILETAHAPNEKISVENLVATAKVFARMMI, from the coding sequence GTGGCATTCCAGGAAGTCGCTCGCAGAATAGACGATCTTAAAGACGAGTGTGTGGAATTCCTCATCGGTATTTGCTCCATACCCGCGCTGGGACCGGAAAACGAGGGAACCGGCGAGATGGAGAAGTATTCCGTGATACGTGAGGCCGTTCTCGCGTTGGGGCCGGACCGTGTGGAAGAAATCCACGCGCCGGATGACCGCGTGCCTGACGGTGTCAGACCTAACCTCGCTGTGGTCTTTAATGGGAAGGATTCGTCGCGGACTCTGTGGATCCTGAGCCACATTGATGTGGTGCCGCCCGGCGAGATGAAGCACTGGCGGCAAGAGCCCTTTGAGCCTCGCCTGGAAAACGGGATTCTGTGCGGCCGTGGCGTTGAAGACAACGGTCAGGCTTTGGCGGCCAGTATGTTTGCGGCTCGCGCGGTGAAGGAAACATGCGGCTTCGGGCTGAACGTGGGACTGGTGCTGGTCTCCGATGAGGAATCCGGAAGTCTATACGGCCTTGATTACGTCCTGCGGCAACGACTGGATTTATTCAGCCGGGACGATCTGATTCTGGTCCCGGACGCTGGAAACAGGGACGGAGACAACGTCGAGGTAGCCGAGAAGCATCTGTTGCACGTCCGCTTCAAAGTGCAGGGCAAACAAGGCCACGCCAGTCGGCCGGATTTGTGCCGTAACTCTTTGAGGGCCGCGGCCCACTTCATGGTTGACTTGGATCAGGCTCTCGCCAGGCGTTTTGATGGCCGCAATGAGTTTTACAATCCGCCGGTGAGCACTTTTGAGCCCACAAGGAAAGACGCGAACGTACCAAATATTAACACTATTCCCGGAGAGGACGTCTTCTATTTTGACTGCCGAGTTCTCCCCGAGATCCCCTTGGCGCTGGTTATAGAAGAAATGCAGGCTGTGGCCGAAAAGATCGGCTCCCGGTTCGGAGTCAAAACCAGTGTTGAGGAATACCTGAAATTTGAGGCGCCGGAACCTACCCCCCCGGATTCTCCGGTGGTGGTGGCTCTCGCCCAAGCCGTTCAAGAGGTATGCGGAGTCCAAGCCAGGCCCCACGGCATCGGGGGGCAGACAGTGGCGGCCTTCTTCCGTAAACGGGGCTTGCGAGCCGCGGTGTGGGGAAAGATCCTGGAGACCGCTCACGCGCCGAACGAGAAGATTTCCGTTGAGAACTTGGTGGCTACCGCAAAGGTTTTCGCACGGATGATGATTTGA
- a CDS encoding TolC family protein, translating into MDRFRPLIGLLFMAFTGVVLLTLPPQSHAAGQADRNHKARIANGKLDIAQAVAIAVARNLRMADSRLAVQEKEHQRREAFSDFFPSMDIQYSASADRYQQASQIQAFATAHDSRGFGAGNYPFRIDPYRTFNLTATVTQPLYTGGRLLNDYKFSKLGVDYSAIQFEVDRQDLILDVYQAYYQMIQAQKLLEVAETSIRALQALKNQTTEFYKAGVVAKVDVLSTEGQLAQAMIQRTQAITDREKSRATLNFLLRYPQETLTQVVEDIAYRPNPFRIPEIYATAAGNRLEIRQANISVEQAMALVKSSKADLLPSVAVQALGARTNDDWNPFDPEAINDWRIQGVLSWTFDIFRRRETVKERRTSQARAFVAREQLVEQIMEEVKNSFLDMKRSESDIQNNRAAVEYRRENFRINQERYKEQVATYIEVLDAQRQLSQAEGDYYISLVGYRINQAILERRMGTLRR; encoded by the coding sequence ATGGATCGTTTCAGGCCCCTGATAGGATTGCTTTTCATGGCCTTCACGGGCGTGGTCCTGTTGACGTTGCCTCCGCAGTCGCACGCAGCCGGCCAAGCCGATCGCAACCATAAGGCGCGTATTGCCAACGGAAAATTGGATATAGCCCAGGCCGTTGCAATCGCGGTGGCTAGAAATCTGCGCATGGCTGATTCCAGGCTGGCGGTTCAGGAAAAAGAGCATCAGCGCCGCGAGGCTTTCTCCGATTTCTTCCCGTCTATGGATATTCAGTATTCAGCAAGTGCGGACAGGTACCAGCAAGCCAGCCAGATCCAGGCATTTGCGACCGCCCACGACAGCAGAGGATTTGGCGCCGGGAACTACCCCTTCCGTATCGACCCCTATCGCACATTCAATTTGACCGCGACTGTCACCCAGCCCCTGTATACCGGCGGAAGACTGCTGAATGATTACAAGTTCAGCAAGCTGGGTGTCGATTACTCTGCGATACAGTTTGAAGTCGATCGTCAGGACCTGATTCTCGACGTGTACCAGGCTTACTATCAGATGATTCAGGCCCAAAAGCTGCTCGAAGTGGCTGAGACATCCATCAGGGCCCTTCAGGCCTTGAAAAATCAAACTACGGAATTCTACAAGGCCGGTGTTGTCGCGAAAGTGGATGTGCTTTCAACTGAAGGCCAGTTGGCTCAAGCGATGATCCAGAGGACACAAGCGATAACGGACAGGGAAAAATCCCGAGCCACGCTGAATTTTCTTCTTCGTTACCCGCAGGAGACACTTACCCAAGTAGTAGAAGATATAGCGTATCGTCCAAATCCTTTCAGAATACCGGAGATTTATGCCACAGCGGCCGGCAACAGGCTTGAAATCCGACAGGCAAACATATCGGTGGAACAGGCCATGGCGCTGGTCAAATCCTCCAAGGCGGACCTTCTTCCGTCTGTCGCTGTTCAGGCATTGGGCGCTCGCACGAATGACGACTGGAATCCGTTCGATCCTGAGGCCATCAACGATTGGCGAATACAAGGCGTGCTCTCATGGACCTTCGACATCTTCAGGCGCCGTGAAACAGTGAAGGAGAGACGGACTTCTCAAGCCAGGGCCTTCGTGGCAAGAGAACAACTGGTTGAACAAATAATGGAAGAAGTCAAGAATTCGTTTCTCGACATGAAAAGGTCCGAAAGCGACATCCAGAATAACCGCGCGGCCGTGGAATACAGGCGTGAGAATTTTCGCATTAACCAGGAGAGATATAAAGAGCAGGTGGCAACGTATATTGAAGTCCTGGACGCGCAGAGGCAGTTGTCACAGGCCGAGGGCGACTATTACATTTCTCTGGTGGGGTATCGAATTAACCAGGCCATCCTTGAGAGAAGGATGGGCACACTGAGACGCTGA
- a CDS encoding PAS domain S-box protein, with the protein MWLAVATGLLAALYLASLYNFLLFHSLAEIFSIVVACGIFLVAWNSRKYLDNNYLLFVGVAYLFVAGFDLVHTLAYKGMDIFVGYDANLPTQLWIAGRYMQSGSLLIAPLFLRRSVRLGLVVPAFAILSAVTFASIFYWKVFPDCYVEGTGLTQFKIISEYIIAAILIASLGLLVKCRDEFDRDVFVLIACSIVVTVISELAFTLYFSVYGPANFLGHYFKILAFYFIYRAIVEKGIQKPYALLSEDLKREKIALRKERDKLLNIFEAIEDGVCMVDQDDSIRYVNHVLEEDFGQVMGRKCYEYFRDESGPCAACPNAEACGNHTARWDWHSEKTGKTYDVIETPVINSDGTASKLKIFRDITDRKLAEEALEEARDQLELRVKRRTVELVEANKQLEWEITERKRSQEALEQRAKELSQTLADLERFTYVASHDLQEPFRNVTNCMEILRRRYEDRLGPDARTLIHYAISSSIRLKQLIDGLSAYSKVGARGGVFEPTDCEQVFHRAMTGLQSVVEEKAATITHDPLPTVVVDSAQLVQVFENLLANAIKFNEKRPRIHISARREQEEFVFSVSDNGIGIERQYYERIFTIFQRLHRESDYPGTGLGLALTKKIIERHGGRIWVESVPGEGTTFFFTLPHRAAGELYVSG; encoded by the coding sequence TTGTGGCTCGCCGTTGCCACCGGCCTTCTAGCGGCTTTGTACTTGGCGAGTCTGTACAATTTTCTCCTTTTCCACAGCCTCGCGGAAATATTCAGCATTGTGGTTGCCTGCGGCATCTTCCTCGTTGCATGGAACTCCCGGAAGTACCTGGACAACAATTATCTCCTTTTTGTAGGAGTGGCTTATTTGTTCGTGGCCGGGTTCGACCTGGTACACACTTTGGCTTACAAGGGGATGGACATTTTTGTGGGGTACGATGCCAACCTGCCGACTCAACTTTGGATCGCAGGGCGGTATATGCAAAGCGGCTCTCTCCTAATCGCGCCGCTTTTCCTGAGACGCAGCGTCAGGCTCGGCCTAGTTGTACCTGCCTTCGCAATTCTGTCTGCCGTGACTTTTGCGTCCATCTTTTACTGGAAGGTCTTCCCCGATTGCTATGTGGAGGGGACCGGGCTCACACAATTCAAGATAATCAGCGAATACATTATAGCTGCCATTCTGATTGCCTCGTTAGGACTGTTGGTGAAATGCCGCGATGAGTTCGATCGTGACGTTTTCGTGTTGATCGCTTGCTCAATCGTAGTGACGGTTATTTCGGAATTGGCGTTCACGTTGTATTTCAGCGTATATGGACCGGCCAATTTCCTCGGCCATTACTTCAAAATCCTGGCATTTTATTTCATCTATAGAGCAATTGTGGAGAAAGGGATCCAAAAGCCTTACGCCCTGTTGTCCGAAGACTTGAAGAGAGAGAAGATTGCCCTCAGAAAAGAGCGGGACAAACTGCTGAACATCTTTGAAGCCATAGAGGACGGGGTCTGCATGGTAGACCAGGATGACAGCATACGCTATGTGAACCACGTCCTGGAGGAAGACTTCGGTCAGGTCATGGGCCGCAAGTGCTATGAGTATTTTCGTGACGAGAGCGGCCCGTGTGCGGCTTGTCCAAATGCTGAGGCATGCGGCAACCATACCGCCAGGTGGGATTGGCATTCGGAGAAGACCGGGAAGACCTACGATGTGATTGAGACGCCGGTCATCAATTCTGACGGCACCGCTTCCAAGCTCAAGATCTTCCGCGACATAACCGATCGCAAACTGGCTGAAGAAGCGCTTGAGGAGGCTCGCGACCAACTGGAGCTACGGGTCAAGCGTCGGACCGTTGAGTTGGTTGAGGCAAATAAGCAGCTGGAATGGGAAATAACGGAGCGCAAGCGTTCCCAGGAGGCATTGGAACAACGCGCGAAGGAACTCTCCCAGACTCTCGCGGATTTGGAAAGGTTCACGTACGTGGCGTCCCATGACCTGCAGGAGCCTTTCAGAAACGTTACCAACTGCATGGAAATCCTGCGAAGGAGATATGAAGATAGACTCGGCCCGGACGCACGCACATTGATTCATTACGCAATAAGTTCCAGCATCCGTTTAAAACAGCTTATCGACGGCTTGTCCGCGTACTCCAAAGTAGGCGCGCGTGGCGGCGTTTTCGAGCCCACCGATTGCGAGCAAGTATTTCATCGGGCGATGACAGGGCTTCAATCAGTGGTCGAAGAAAAGGCGGCAACAATAACTCACGATCCTCTGCCAACGGTGGTGGTGGATAGCGCCCAATTGGTCCAGGTTTTCGAAAACCTGTTGGCCAACGCTATTAAATTTAATGAGAAGCGTCCCCGTATTCATATCTCGGCCCGCAGAGAGCAAGAGGAATTCGTTTTCTCCGTCTCGGACAACGGTATCGGAATCGAGCGCCAATATTATGAACGTATCTTCACCATCTTCCAGCGCCTCCACCGTGAAAGCGACTATCCCGGAACCGGCCTTGGACTGGCTCTCACCAAGAAGATAATAGAAAGGCACGGCGGCAGAATTTGGGTCGAGTCTGTTCCGGGAGAAGGGACGACTTTTTTCTTTACGCTTCCGCACAGGGCGGCCGGTGAGTTGTACGTGAGTGGTTAG
- a CDS encoding ankyrin repeat domain-containing protein gives MEEHLRLIRCAESGSLEQVKALASNGADVNAKDRFGATALMKACLRGQPELVELLLDLGADVNARDTAYGTSALILAALTGSTDILGMLLQRGAEINATTKVGGTALMAACRGGHQEAVQLLLDGGANAGLADRRGITALIEASKEGYREVATAILPASGCIDSTDADGRTALFWACVRGHAEMAALLLENGASPDTSDKDGNTPLVWACFKNYETIAEMLLDCGVDVNLETTKGYSPLLLAASAGHREMVALLLEKGADINFKNYLGYTALFTAHAAKQTEIVRLLMIRHLSQARWSEPLQRRGRQVDHRNVKPLLRAAS, from the coding sequence ATGGAAGAACATCTTAGACTTATCCGTTGTGCTGAATCAGGCAGTCTTGAGCAGGTGAAGGCGCTGGCTTCAAATGGGGCCGATGTCAATGCCAAAGACCGGTTTGGTGCGACAGCTCTGATGAAGGCTTGTCTGCGGGGACAGCCCGAACTCGTTGAGCTGTTGTTGGATCTCGGAGCGGATGTAAACGCCAGAGACACAGCGTACGGGACTTCTGCTCTAATTCTGGCTGCTCTGACCGGTAGCACGGATATACTCGGAATGCTGTTGCAACGCGGAGCCGAGATCAACGCGACTACAAAGGTCGGTGGGACCGCATTAATGGCAGCATGCCGAGGTGGACACCAAGAGGCGGTCCAACTGCTATTGGACGGCGGAGCTAATGCCGGTCTGGCCGACCGCCGCGGCATCACTGCTTTGATAGAGGCATCCAAGGAAGGGTACCGCGAAGTTGCCACAGCAATCCTGCCTGCTTCGGGCTGCATTGACTCCACCGACGCGGACGGGAGAACCGCTCTCTTCTGGGCCTGCGTGAGGGGGCATGCCGAGATGGCGGCGCTTCTCCTGGAAAACGGGGCCTCTCCGGACACATCCGATAAAGATGGCAACACCCCTCTGGTGTGGGCTTGCTTCAAGAATTACGAGACGATAGCTGAGATGCTCTTGGACTGCGGAGTAGACGTCAACCTTGAGACAACAAAAGGCTATTCACCTTTATTGTTGGCGGCTTCCGCGGGTCATCGGGAAATGGTCGCACTGCTTTTGGAGAAAGGCGCTGATATCAATTTCAAAAATTACTTGGGATATACGGCGCTCTTTACGGCTCACGCGGCGAAACAAACTGAAATTGTAAGACTACTTATGATACGGCACTTGAGTCAGGCTCGATGGTCGGAGCCTCTCCAGCGACGAGGCCGTCAAGTAGACCATCGAAACGTCAAACCGCTTTTGAGGGCCGCTTCTTGA
- a CDS encoding YfdX family protein, whose protein sequence is MLKRVPALQTIIVGIFLFTAITVAQGSAEDRITHEYKVTPTTKMTDKEKQSLSLAASELLRHVNDARVDIKYAGGKTAAAHVAKALSLEKIIENALPEYQVSTVIKSGNLTYKNEEKRRQFIVPMYGELDEFLWTGASVKRPKKWAGGKEALEPSGDAEVRFTRTFLDVRDAKHYLEQTEDALKKNDLESADQALAAIQEHVISEYDEVDLPLLAARRSLMEAARAAADQKYNEAKQALKNAAEALEGYRAQMGDEVSKRTQTLAEEIKTLSDTLDQKKEGAVEVITSFWERVSNLF, encoded by the coding sequence ATGCTGAAGAGAGTACCGGCCCTACAAACCATCATAGTAGGCATCTTTTTGTTTACGGCTATCACAGTTGCTCAAGGCTCGGCGGAAGACCGTATCACTCACGAATACAAAGTGACTCCGACAACCAAGATGACGGACAAGGAGAAGCAGTCGCTCTCTCTGGCGGCCTCTGAATTGCTAAGACATGTCAATGACGCCAGAGTGGACATTAAGTACGCGGGAGGCAAGACCGCGGCCGCGCACGTGGCAAAGGCACTGTCCCTTGAAAAAATCATCGAAAATGCCCTGCCGGAGTACCAGGTAAGCACTGTCATAAAATCAGGAAATCTGACTTACAAAAACGAGGAAAAACGCAGGCAGTTCATTGTCCCCATGTACGGAGAATTGGACGAATTCCTTTGGACCGGAGCCTCCGTCAAACGGCCTAAGAAATGGGCAGGAGGGAAAGAAGCCTTGGAGCCATCCGGCGATGCGGAAGTCAGGTTCACCCGGACTTTCCTGGATGTGCGTGACGCAAAGCATTACCTGGAACAAACCGAGGATGCTCTGAAAAAGAACGATTTGGAAAGCGCGGATCAGGCACTGGCAGCAATCCAAGAGCACGTGATTTCCGAATACGATGAGGTTGACCTGCCACTCTTGGCAGCGCGGCGCAGTCTCATGGAAGCGGCACGAGCTGCAGCAGACCAGAAATACAATGAGGCCAAACAGGCTTTGAAAAACGCGGCTGAAGCGCTGGAAGGGTACAGAGCCCAAATGGGTGATGAAGTTTCAAAGAGGACCCAGACCCTGGCTGAGGAGATAAAGACCCTCTCCGACACTTTAGACCAAAAGAAGGAAGGAGCCGTTGAAGTTATCACCAGCTTTTGGGAACGAGTCTCTAATTTGTTTTGA
- a CDS encoding DegQ family serine endoprotease, whose translation MDSNRRNVRIILAAILAIMLLAVAGQTRGQTQPPSVLQQLDEAFVNVAGKVTPAVVNINSTKKAGPPPSSEELPPFFKGFPFREFFGDQFSRPRGRPGPEVIPKRVAMGSGVIVSTDGDILTNAHVVKEMDEIKVTLPDKRVFKAKMIGFDPESDIAVVKIDAQNLPTAQMGDSDKLRVGEIVLAIGNPFGLNSTVTSGIVSAKGRTNVGIIDYEDFLQTDAAINPGNSGGPLVNIRGEVVGIATAIATRTGGYMGVGFAIPSNSAKLVMDELIKHGKVKRGLLGINIQDLDESLAKSFGKPDTNGALVSQVVPGSPAEKAGVKSGDIVVAFNGQPVTGATQLKNMVGLQKPGAAAKLTIFRDKKTMDVEVTIGERTPAAVAKSVPSAEGSKELGIEVEKVPADLASKLGIKEGLGLQIKQISPGEAGAKMGLRPGDIILEIDGKPVSTASDFNNEVEEAKKAGIVRLMIQRGNAKIYLADRIP comes from the coding sequence ATGGACTCAAATCGTCGCAATGTACGCATAATCCTCGCCGCAATTTTGGCAATTATGCTGTTGGCGGTCGCCGGGCAGACTCGGGGGCAAACCCAGCCCCCGTCGGTTCTCCAGCAACTGGACGAAGCCTTCGTCAACGTCGCAGGCAAAGTCACGCCTGCGGTTGTCAATATAAATTCCACCAAGAAAGCCGGCCCGCCTCCTTCCAGCGAGGAATTGCCACCCTTTTTCAAGGGCTTTCCTTTCCGGGAATTCTTCGGAGATCAGTTTTCAAGGCCCAGAGGCCGTCCCGGGCCGGAAGTAATCCCTAAGAGGGTGGCAATGGGCTCAGGGGTAATCGTGTCCACTGACGGTGATATTCTAACAAATGCTCATGTTGTGAAGGAAATGGATGAAATTAAGGTCACTCTTCCGGATAAGAGAGTGTTCAAGGCCAAAATGATTGGATTCGATCCGGAGAGCGACATAGCGGTCGTCAAAATCGACGCCCAAAACCTCCCCACCGCACAAATGGGTGATTCGGACAAGCTGCGTGTCGGCGAGATAGTTTTAGCTATCGGCAATCCTTTCGGCCTCAACAGCACTGTCACTTCCGGAATCGTCAGCGCCAAGGGCCGTACCAATGTGGGGATCATTGACTACGAGGACTTCCTCCAAACCGACGCGGCCATCAACCCCGGTAATTCCGGAGGACCTCTTGTCAATATCCGAGGCGAGGTTGTCGGTATCGCCACTGCTATTGCGACTCGCACCGGCGGATACATGGGAGTTGGATTTGCCATACCCTCCAATTCGGCCAAGCTGGTCATGGATGAACTAATCAAGCACGGAAAGGTCAAGCGGGGGCTATTAGGGATCAACATCCAGGACCTTGACGAAAGTCTCGCCAAATCTTTCGGAAAGCCCGACACAAACGGAGCGCTGGTCTCACAAGTGGTTCCGGGCAGCCCAGCAGAGAAAGCCGGCGTAAAAAGCGGTGACATCGTTGTGGCCTTTAATGGTCAACCGGTGACAGGCGCTACGCAACTAAAAAATATGGTGGGCCTGCAAAAGCCGGGGGCTGCGGCCAAATTGACCATCTTCAGAGACAAGAAAACAATGGATGTCGAAGTCACGATAGGGGAACGGACCCCAGCGGCCGTTGCCAAGTCGGTCCCTTCTGCTGAAGGTTCAAAAGAGCTTGGAATCGAGGTCGAAAAGGTCCCTGCCGACTTAGCGAGCAAATTGGGCATCAAAGAGGGGCTCGGCCTGCAGATCAAACAAATAAGCCCAGGTGAAGCAGGCGCCAAAATGGGACTTAGGCCGGGCGACATTATCCTCGAAATTGACGGGAAACCGGTGTCCACAGCTTCCGATTTCAACAACGAAGTGGAGGAGGCCAAGAAAGCCGGGATCGTCCGCCTCATGATTCAGAGAGGCAATGCCAAAATTTATCTTGCGGACCGTATCCCTTAA